From the Helicoverpa armigera isolate CAAS_96S chromosome 27, ASM3070526v1, whole genome shotgun sequence genome, one window contains:
- the LOC135118900 gene encoding LOW QUALITY PROTEIN: pupal cuticle protein PCP52-like (The sequence of the model RefSeq protein was modified relative to this genomic sequence to represent the inferred CDS: inserted 2 bases in 2 codons), which yields MRVLIVSAFFAVAAAAPSGLYAPVIVPAVRTVAVPAAIPTISPGDIQAAAIDAQVQAQDQAQAAADKARELAEQATENINEKAITDSTVANEQNLEAFWSAEDKKWQAVDALKTAEAQIDGAVASNANLIAKSAVNGVYPYVAAVGAVAPIVAPIPPVVYSXYVGATSYSTQTLVTGQEIKTEIKEENKEQEAAVKTSEPAKEAEPASGAKEAEKAEATESPAVKAAVNLNEKPALIAQPLVAQIGXPNVYRYDVAIPAVGHVVGQPILKYAAVQPVLAPTFVKAW from the exons ATGAGAGTTCTG ATTGTATCCGCCTTCTTCGCCGTCGCAGCGGCCGCGCCCTCAGGCCTCTACGCACCAGTCATCGTCCCAGCCGTCAGAACCGTTGCAGTACCGGCAGCCATCCCCACCATCTCACCCGGAGACATCCAGGCAGCGGCCATCGATGCCCAAGTACAAGCCCAGGATCAGGCCCAAGCCGCCGCTGACAAAGCCAGAGAGTTAGCTGAACAAGCTACTGAGAACATCAACGAGAAAGCGATCACAGACTCTACTGTAGCTAATGAGCAGAATTTGGAAGCTTTCTGGTCTGCTGAAGACAAGAAATGGCAGGCAGTTGATGCTTTGAAGACTGCTGAGGCTCAGATCGATGGTGCGGTTGCTAGCAATGCTAATCTGATTGCTAAATCCGCTGTTAATGGCGTCTATCCTTATGTAGCCGCCGTAGGTGCCGTTGCACCTATCGTGGCTCCGATCCCACCAGTAGTCTATT CCTACGTAGGTGCTACCAGCTACTCTACCCAAACTCTGGTAACTGGGCAAGAAATCAAAACTGAGATTAAAGAAGAAAACAAGGAACAAGAAGCTGCTGTCAAGACTTCCGAACCAGCGAAGGAAGCCGAACCAGCATCAGGTGCCAAGGAGGCAGAAAAGGCCGAAGCAACCGAATCCCCAGCAGTCAAAGCCGCTGTAAACTTAAACGAGAAACCTGCATTAATTGCTCAGCCATTGGTTGCTCAAATCG CTCCTAACGTATACAGATATGACGTAGCTATCCCAGCAGTTGGTCACGTGGTTGGACAACCGATCCTCAAGTATGCTGCCGTGCAACCAGTCCTGGCTCCCACGTTTGTCAAGGCCTGGTAA